From a region of the Tamandua tetradactyla isolate mTamTet1 chromosome 10, mTamTet1.pri, whole genome shotgun sequence genome:
- the LOC143648041 gene encoding keratin-associated protein 13-1-like: protein MSSNCCYGNFSSGSLGGGLRYLGSSCGSSYPSNLVYTTELCSPSTSQLGSSLYSGCQETCCQPRSCQTSCELSSPRQTSCCRPRTSMLCSPCQTTYSGPLGFGSRSNCSLSYKSKSCYSLGCGSSSISPLDYRTRGFPSLDYGYGFCHPTYLASRTCQSSCYRPVCGSGFYRSTC, encoded by the coding sequence ATGTCTTCCAACTGCTGCTATGGAAACTTCTCCTCCGGCTCTCTTGGGGGAGGCCTGCGCTACCTAGGTTCCTCCTGTGGCTCATCCTACCCTAGCAACTTGGTCTACACCACTGAGCTGTGCTCTCCCAGCACCTCCCAGCTGGGGTCCTCTCTCTACAGTGGCTGTCAGGAGACCTGCTGTCAGCCCCGCAGCTGCCAGACATCCTGTGAGTTGTCCAGCCCCAGGCAGACATCCTGCTGCCGCCCCAGGACCTCCATGCTCTGCAGTCCCTGCCAGACGACTTACAGTGGGCCCTTGGGCTTTGGCTCCAGAAGTAACTGCTCCCTGAGTTATAAATCAAAAAGCTGCTACTCACTGGGCTGTGGATCCAGTAGCATCAGCCCCCTGGATTACAGAACCCGTGGCTTCCCTTCCCTGGATTATGGATATGGATTCTGCCACCCAACCTACTTGGCTTCGAGAACCTGCCAGTCTTCTTGTTACAGACCAGTCTGTGGATCCGGCTTCTACCGCTCAACTTGTTGA
- the LOC143648040 gene encoding keratin-associated protein 13-2-like has translation MYSNCCSGNFSSRSLGASLCDSGSSYGSSYPSNLVYTTDLCSPSTYQRGSFLYSSCQETCCKPRSCYMPCVVSSPCQSAGSLGFGSRSSCSPGHGTRSSYSQGCRLTGFKTLGYGVCGFPSLGYRSGPCRPTCVPSRSCQSFCYRPTCVPTSYRSTC, from the coding sequence ATGTATTCCAACTGCTGCTCTGGAAATTTCTCCTCCCGCTCCCTTGGGGCCTCCCTGTGCGACTCAGGCTCCTCCTATGGCTCCTCTTACCCCAGCAACCTGGTCTACACCACTGACCTCTGCTCTCCCAGCACCTACCAGCGGGGGTCCTTTCTCTACAGCAGCTGTCAGGAGACCTGCTGTAAGCCCCGCAGCTGCTACATGCCCTGTGTGGTGTCCAGCCCCTGCCAGAGCGCTGGATCTCTGGGCTTTGGCTCCCGCAGCAGTTGCTCCCCAGGCCATGGAACCAGAAGCTCCTACTCACAGGGTTGTAGATTGACTGGCTTCAAAACCCTAGGGTATGGGGTCTGTGGCTTCCCTTCTCTGGGCTACAGATCAGGACCTTGTCGCCCAACATGTGTTCCTTCTAGGAGCTGCCAGTCTTTCTGTTACCGACCGACATGTGTACCTACCTCCTACCGATCAACTTGTTAA